In Flavobacterium praedii, the DNA window GTGCATCCCTTTTATCTCTAAAGCTTTTACCATCAACTCATGAGCAGATTGTATTAATTGCTCCTTTTTTTGTTTGAATTCTTCCAGAATTGGCCCTAACAAATATCCGTCTGTTGCAAAGGCATGACCTCCGCAATTTAAACCAGATTCAATTCGATATTCGGAAACCCAAAGCCCTTTTTTAGCCAAGAAATTTCCTTGAATCATTGCTGATCTAAAATCACTAACTTTCAAAATAATTTTCTTTTGTAAATTATTATTTAAGTCTGGATAAAATACCGGAAAGTTTTCAAAATAAGCATACAATCTTGGATTCATTCCAGCTGAAAGCACAACTGATGATGACAAATTACTATTGGCAAAACCGCGAAGAGAAGCGTGAGCATCATTAAACTCAACAGGTAATTGTACATCTTTTACAAAATTATCCTTATCGACTTTTGTCATAATATTTACATCAATTTCACCAGGAGATAGATTTTCCTCAAGGTAATTTTTGATAGTATCTTTAAAAGCGATTCCATCATCAACTAGTTTTTGCAAACCATTTTTAATCTCCGATTTATTAGGCAACATCGCGATATAATTCTCTAAAGCTTGCTTGCTTTCAGTTAATTCTACTTTGAATTTCTCAAATTTTTCTTTTACGATGGTATCCATCAAATTCAGATATGAAGTCACTCTTTCTGCACGATAATCGTGCACTTTTTGAGAGATTTCATGGTATGGAATTTTAAATTTTTCACTGTAAAATGCATTCATTCTTTCAATCAAATCGTCATCTATAATTGAAACTACGGAAGAAATTCCATATTGAGCCACTCGTATCGGACTATCAATTGTATATGCCAATCCCATTACAGGAATATGGAAAGTATGAAGTGGTTTTTTTGTTGTCATGCGTCTTATTGGTTTAATAAATGAATGTGACAAAGGTCATAATACTAATTTGCTTAAAAGCTGATAAATGTCATACTACTAAGAAACATATTAGAATAGATTTGCAGGCTATAAAAATCCCAATATCAAAGATTTAACAAAAACATTTATTTTGAGCTTTTTAGAAAGCAATTAGAAAGATGTAGCTTCAAAGTTTTACCTTATATTTGCATACAATTAATCTTCAATTAAAAAAACCATTAAAGTTTTTAAAAAAATGAAAAGTCTTAAAGAACGTATATTGGAATTAAAAAAAGAGAAAAATGCCGTAATCTTAGCGCATTACTATCAAGAATCCGATATTCAAGATGTGGCAGATTATGTGGGAGATAGCTTGGGATTGTCCCAAGAAGCTATGAAAGTAGATGCTGACATTATCCTATTTGCGGGAGTTCATTTCATGGCCGAAACTGCCAAAATATTAAATCCTTCTAAAAAAGTAATACTTCCAGACCTAAAAGCAGGCTGTTCTCTAGCAGAATCATGTCCTGCAGAATCTTTTCAAAAATTCACAGAAGCACACCCAGACCATATTGTAATCACTTATGTAAACTGTTCAGCCGAAGTAAAAGCACTGACCGATATAGTTGTTACTTCTTCTAATGCTATAAAAATTGTACAATCTATTCCTCTTGACAAGCCAATTATATTTGCTCCTGACAAAAATCTAGGAAAATATGTTATGGAACAAACTGGAAGAGAAATGCTACTTTGGGATGGAGCTTGCGTGGTTCATGAAGCATTTTCTTTGGACAAATTAATTGCATTATACAAGCAAAATCCAGATGCTCAAATTATTGCTCATCCAGAATCAGAAACACATATCTTAAAAACGGCAAACTACATTGGGTCTACTGCTGGAATGATTGAATATGTAAAAAACAATCCAAGTAACAAATTTATTGTTGCAACCGAAGCAGGTATTTTGCATAAAATGAAACAAGAAGTACCTAATAAAATATTAATTCCAGCCCCATCAAACGAAGACAACACTTGTGCTTGCAGCGAATGTGGATATATGAAAATGAATACCCTTCAAAAAGTATATGATTGCTTATTGAATGAAACACCCGAAATTAATGTCCCTGATGACATTAGAGAAAAAGCGTTAATCCCAATCGAACGTATGCTCGAATTATCCAAATAATGATTACAACCAATTATTTAATTATAGGTTCTGGAGTAGCAGGTTTAACATTTGCCCTTAAAATGGCAAATCGTTTCCCAGAAAGAACCATCACCATACTTACCAAAGCAAACGCTGACGAGTCTAATACTAAATATGCTCAAGGCGGCATTGCTATTGTTACCGACAAAACCGAAGATTCGTATCAAAAACATATTGAAGATACTCTTATATGTGGAGATGGATTATGCGATGAAACAGTTGTAAAAATGGTCATAACCGAAGGGCCAAAACGTTTGAAAGAATTGATAGAATGGGGTGCTCAATTTGACCGTAATTCAAAAGGTACTTTTGATTTAGGCAAAGAAGGAGGCCATTCTGAAAACAGAGTAGTACACCACAAAGACCAAACGGGTCATGAGATCCAGCGTGCTATTTTGGAACAAGTCATGCAAAAAGAAAACATAGCTGTTCTGGATCATCATTTTGCTTTAGAATTGATTACCAAAGACAATAAATGTTTGGGAGCATATGCCCTTGACGAAAAAACAAATGAAATTATCACCTATAAATCTGATGTTACTTTACTGGCAACAGGCGGAATTGGTCATTTATATGGCCACACGACCAACCCCATAATTGCAACTGGAGACGGAATTGCAATGGCATATCGTGCCAATGCAAAAATTCAGGATATGGAATTTATACAATTTCATCCAACAGCATTATTTGACAACACGGGTGGATCCAAATTTTTAATATCCGAAGCCGTTCGTGGTTTTGGAGCTCGATTGAGAACCAAAAAAGGGGAGTTATTTATGCACCTTTATGATTCTCGAGGAGATTTGGCTTCCAGAGATATAGTTTCACAAAGTATCGATTTGGAACTCAAAAAATCGGGTGATGAATGTGTTTATTTGGATTGTACTCATCTTGAAATGGAAGGTTTCAAAAAACACTTTCCGATGATTTACAAGCATTGCATGAAAGTTGGAATTGATCTTGAAAAAGACTGGATTCCCGTAGTTCCTGCTCAACATTATTTATGCGGCGGAATAGTTGTAGACATTAATGGAAAAACATCTATCGAAAATTTGTTTGCCTGTGGCGAATGTTCCAGAACAGGCTTGCATGGTGCCAATAGACTTGCCTCAAACTCTTTATTAGAAGCGCTAGTGTATTCGGATAAAATATACCATTACTTGGCCGAAAATCCATTTATCGCTCCAAAAACTGAAAATTCAATTCCAAAATGGCCTATCGAATCAAAAACAAAAATAGCACCTGAATACGTCGCACAAACCAAAGCAAAATTACAATTGCTGATGCGTCAAAATGCAGGGATCGTTCGATTTGATTCGGATCTATTGATAGCCAAAGAATCCCTTAAAGCCTTGCAAAACGAAATTGATGAGAAAATAAAAAACCACCTTGTTTGCACGGATTTATATGAATTGAATAATATGATAGACATAGGAAACCTTATCGTTCAGCAATCTATCGACCGAAATGGTAATTGCGGTGGATTTGTAAAGTTCGCTTCAAAGGATATTAAATAAAAAGCTTAAAACTAAATATATAAATGTCTCTCAACCAATTATTGAGAGGCATTTTTTTGTTTAAAA includes these proteins:
- the nadA gene encoding quinolinate synthase NadA; amino-acid sequence: MKSLKERILELKKEKNAVILAHYYQESDIQDVADYVGDSLGLSQEAMKVDADIILFAGVHFMAETAKILNPSKKVILPDLKAGCSLAESCPAESFQKFTEAHPDHIVITYVNCSAEVKALTDIVVTSSNAIKIVQSIPLDKPIIFAPDKNLGKYVMEQTGREMLLWDGACVVHEAFSLDKLIALYKQNPDAQIIAHPESETHILKTANYIGSTAGMIEYVKNNPSNKFIVATEAGILHKMKQEVPNKILIPAPSNEDNTCACSECGYMKMNTLQKVYDCLLNETPEINVPDDIREKALIPIERMLELSK
- the nadB gene encoding L-aspartate oxidase, whose amino-acid sequence is MITTNYLIIGSGVAGLTFALKMANRFPERTITILTKANADESNTKYAQGGIAIVTDKTEDSYQKHIEDTLICGDGLCDETVVKMVITEGPKRLKELIEWGAQFDRNSKGTFDLGKEGGHSENRVVHHKDQTGHEIQRAILEQVMQKENIAVLDHHFALELITKDNKCLGAYALDEKTNEIITYKSDVTLLATGGIGHLYGHTTNPIIATGDGIAMAYRANAKIQDMEFIQFHPTALFDNTGGSKFLISEAVRGFGARLRTKKGELFMHLYDSRGDLASRDIVSQSIDLELKKSGDECVYLDCTHLEMEGFKKHFPMIYKHCMKVGIDLEKDWIPVVPAQHYLCGGIVVDINGKTSIENLFACGECSRTGLHGANRLASNSLLEALVYSDKIYHYLAENPFIAPKTENSIPKWPIESKTKIAPEYVAQTKAKLQLLMRQNAGIVRFDSDLLIAKESLKALQNEIDEKIKNHLVCTDLYELNNMIDIGNLIVQQSIDRNGNCGGFVKFASKDIK